A genome region from Alkalimarinus coralli includes the following:
- the ltrA gene encoding group II intron reverse transcriptase/maturase: protein MKRVVIETMDLGMASEQDETQVGLFKEDAPVINDQLMERVLERENLQRAFRQVKRNKGSAGIDGMTVDDLTAFVNQHWPKIHQQLLEGNYRPQPVRQVEIPKPKGGVRKLGIPTVLDRLIQQALLQVLQAEWDGSFSHFSYGFRPGKSAHQAIRQSQHFINEGYKWTVDMDLEKFFDRVNHDKLMSLIKRRTQDKRVLKLINSFLKAGALSGDVWVPASEGTPQGGPLSPLLANVLLDEFDKELEARGHRFVRYADDCNIYVKSARSGERVLASVTRYLSNRLKLKVNSEKSAVDRPWNRSFLGLTFSRRRKRKVSDESIQRFKYRVRQITKRTRGRSIEAIYKELSAYMRGWKAYFGIAEVKSPLLDLAKWVRRKLRCYLWKQWGRSGYRQLRKRGIDRWLAWNTAKSAHGPWRLSGSPALRYALPTKYFVAVGIPELVDRK from the coding sequence ATGAAGAGAGTAGTTATTGAAACAATGGATCTAGGTATGGCATCCGAACAGGATGAAACCCAGGTTGGGTTATTCAAAGAAGACGCTCCGGTTATCAATGATCAACTGATGGAACGGGTGCTGGAACGTGAAAACCTCCAACGTGCTTTCCGTCAAGTCAAACGCAACAAAGGAAGCGCGGGGATAGACGGGATGACCGTTGACGACCTGACCGCCTTTGTCAATCAACACTGGCCCAAGATTCATCAACAACTTCTGGAAGGTAACTACCGGCCACAACCGGTCAGACAGGTAGAAATACCCAAGCCCAAAGGCGGTGTTCGGAAATTGGGTATACCAACGGTACTAGATCGCTTAATCCAACAGGCATTGCTCCAGGTCTTACAAGCAGAGTGGGACGGAAGCTTCTCCCATTTTAGCTATGGTTTTAGACCGGGCAAGTCGGCCCATCAGGCTATCCGTCAATCGCAACACTTCATCAATGAAGGGTATAAGTGGACGGTGGACATGGATCTGGAGAAGTTCTTCGACAGAGTGAACCATGACAAGCTGATGAGCCTGATTAAACGCCGAACCCAAGATAAGCGTGTTCTTAAGCTGATCAATAGCTTCCTAAAGGCAGGAGCACTAAGCGGAGACGTTTGGGTTCCAGCTTCAGAGGGTACGCCCCAAGGAGGCCCCCTTTCACCACTGTTAGCGAATGTGCTCCTGGATGAATTTGATAAAGAGCTCGAAGCGAGAGGGCACAGGTTCGTGCGCTACGCGGACGATTGTAACATCTATGTGAAGAGTGCTCGTTCAGGCGAGCGCGTGTTGGCCTCGGTCACACGCTACTTATCAAACCGGCTAAAGCTCAAAGTAAACAGTGAAAAGAGTGCAGTTGATCGACCTTGGAATCGCTCATTCCTGGGATTAACGTTTAGCCGACGAAGAAAGCGAAAGGTGAGCGACGAGTCAATACAACGTTTTAAGTATCGAGTCCGTCAAATAACCAAGCGAACCCGTGGGCGTTCCATAGAAGCAATCTACAAAGAACTTTCGGCGTACATGCGGGGCTGGAAGGCTTACTTTGGTATAGCGGAAGTAAAGTCTCCTTTATTAGACCTAGCTAAATGGGTACGGAGGAAGTTAAGATGCTATCTTTGGAAGCAATGGGGACGATCAGGCTACCGGCAGTTAAGAAAACGGGGTATAGATAGATGGCTAGCCTGGAACACGGCGAAGTCAGCGCATGGCCCGTGGCGTTTGAGTGGGAGTCCGGCGTTAAGATACGCACTGCCAACGAAGTACTTTGTGGCAGTGGGTATACCGGAACTTGTTGATCGCAAATAA
- the ltrA gene encoding group II intron reverse transcriptase/maturase: protein MSDLNTRTPTGEDVTQRTGMKPAFSENLLEQVLRPENFQAAWKRVRANKGAAGIDGMTIDEFPAWVKAGNWIKVTTDLETGQYSPSPVRRVEIDKPDGGKRQLGIPTVTDRVIQQAIAQVLTPIFDPDFSNNSFGFRPNRNGQQAVKQVQGIIKTGRRFAVDVDLSKFFDRVNHDLLMTHLGYKVRDKRLLKLIKCYLRAGLTLKLNGDNQLYSESQEGVPQGGPLSPLLANIMLDPLDKELEKRGHQFARYADDFTILVKSKRAGERVLRSISGYLQRRLKLVVNTTKSHVVKTSESKFLGFTFKGGRIQWHPKTLLKFKQQIRQLTNRNWGVSMKYQLFKISQYLRGWINYFGIANCYQLCVDLDHWIRRRVRMAYWRQWRKPRTKVRSLMRLGVHVQAAVACGITSKGPWRSAKTPGINQALSLDYLKSQGLYSLRDGWIKLHYPE from the coding sequence TTGTCAGACTTGAATACACGAACACCGACCGGTGAAGACGTGACTCAGCGTACTGGTATGAAGCCAGCCTTTAGCGAAAATCTACTTGAACAAGTACTACGCCCTGAGAACTTTCAGGCAGCATGGAAACGCGTTCGAGCTAATAAAGGGGCCGCTGGCATTGATGGTATGACCATCGATGAGTTCCCCGCTTGGGTTAAAGCAGGCAACTGGATTAAGGTGACAACTGATCTCGAAACAGGTCAATACTCACCCTCTCCGGTCAGGCGTGTTGAAATCGATAAACCAGATGGCGGTAAACGGCAATTAGGGATTCCCACGGTCACAGACCGTGTTATTCAGCAAGCCATTGCCCAAGTCCTAACACCCATTTTCGACCCAGACTTTTCGAACAATAGTTTCGGGTTTCGTCCAAATCGTAATGGGCAACAAGCGGTTAAGCAGGTTCAAGGCATCATCAAAACGGGACGCCGCTTTGCTGTTGATGTTGACCTGTCTAAGTTCTTTGATCGAGTTAACCACGATTTATTGATGACGCACCTTGGCTACAAAGTAAGGGACAAGCGTCTTCTCAAATTGATTAAGTGTTACCTCCGAGCTGGGCTGACCTTAAAATTGAATGGCGATAACCAGCTCTATAGTGAGAGTCAAGAAGGTGTTCCGCAAGGCGGGCCATTATCGCCGTTACTCGCTAACATCATGCTCGACCCGCTAGACAAAGAACTAGAGAAACGAGGCCACCAGTTCGCTCGTTATGCTGACGACTTTACGATTTTAGTGAAGAGTAAGCGTGCTGGCGAACGGGTTCTTCGGAGTATCAGTGGATACCTGCAACGCCGTTTGAAATTAGTCGTTAATACGACCAAAAGCCATGTCGTTAAAACCAGTGAAAGCAAATTCTTAGGGTTTACCTTCAAAGGAGGACGCATTCAATGGCACCCGAAAACGCTGCTGAAATTTAAGCAGCAAATACGGCAACTAACGAACCGTAACTGGGGCGTGTCGATGAAATACCAACTCTTCAAAATCAGCCAGTACTTACGAGGTTGGATTAATTACTTTGGTATCGCCAATTGCTATCAACTTTGTGTCGATCTGGATCATTGGATTCGACGCAGAGTGAGAATGGCTTATTGGCGACAGTGGCGAAAGCCACGAACCAAGGTACGAAGTCTGATGAGGCTAGGTGTTCATGTCCAGGCCGCAGTCGCGTGTGGCATTACCAGCAAAGGCCCATGGCGTAGCGCTAAGACCCCAGGGATCAATCAGGCTTTATCTCTGGATTACCTGAAATCTCAGGGGCTTTACTCGTTACGTGATGGTTGGATTAAGCTTCACTATCCTGAGTGA
- the ltrA gene encoding group II intron reverse transcriptase/maturase: protein MTTSLHTIAFKAQSHPKHRFQNLYGLLSADLLYQSWGQLNKQTAAGIDGATIPDYQKHLPENINRLADQLKHKQYRASAIKRVFIPKANGKQRPLGLPTVDDKVVQQSVSQILQSIWEQDFLRNSYGYRPNKSAHQAVNSLALNLQFQGYGYIVEADIKGFFDNMDHAWLIQMLEQRIDDKALLSLIKQWLKARVKSPDGVFSKPVAGTPQGGVVSPVLANIYLHYVIDLWFEKKVKPQLHGRAMLIRYADDFVVAFQRKCDAESFYQDLPSRLSKFGLEVAPDKTHLKHFSRFHPGRKRSFQFLGFEFYWSQDVNGKPRLRRRTAPKKQKGAMSEFYRWIKYNRSKPLREIMPVLRRKLMGFRNYFGLPSNSRSLARLYTYVLHSLYKWLNRRSQRRSYNWSSFKDMLGYFQVEPIRVSKRMTLVDWY, encoded by the coding sequence ATGACAACCTCATTGCACACTATCGCATTTAAAGCACAAAGCCACCCCAAGCACAGATTTCAGAACTTATATGGATTGCTAAGTGCTGATCTTCTGTATCAAAGTTGGGGGCAACTTAACAAGCAAACAGCAGCCGGTATTGATGGGGCCACAATCCCAGACTACCAAAAGCACTTGCCTGAAAATATTAATCGCCTAGCTGATCAGCTCAAACATAAGCAGTACCGAGCATCAGCTATCAAGCGAGTCTTTATTCCCAAAGCCAATGGTAAACAGAGGCCACTAGGGCTGCCAACAGTTGATGATAAAGTGGTTCAGCAGAGTGTTAGTCAGATACTGCAAAGCATCTGGGAACAAGACTTTCTGCGAAACAGCTACGGTTATCGACCGAACAAGAGCGCACATCAAGCCGTGAATAGCTTAGCCCTTAATCTGCAATTTCAGGGTTATGGTTATATCGTTGAAGCTGATATCAAAGGCTTCTTCGATAATATGGATCATGCATGGTTAATTCAAATGCTGGAACAACGGATTGACGATAAAGCGCTTCTTAGTCTGATTAAACAGTGGCTGAAGGCACGAGTGAAATCACCGGATGGAGTGTTTAGTAAACCGGTGGCGGGCACACCGCAAGGTGGTGTCGTCAGCCCAGTGTTAGCTAACATCTACCTTCACTACGTGATTGACCTTTGGTTTGAAAAGAAAGTGAAGCCTCAGTTGCATGGCAGAGCTATGTTGATCCGCTACGCGGATGACTTTGTTGTGGCCTTTCAACGGAAGTGTGACGCAGAGAGTTTCTATCAGGATCTACCTTCACGACTCAGTAAATTTGGGTTAGAAGTGGCACCAGATAAAACACATTTGAAGCACTTCAGTCGGTTTCACCCTGGAAGAAAGCGCAGTTTTCAATTTCTTGGCTTTGAGTTCTACTGGAGTCAAGATGTGAATGGCAAACCGCGTTTGCGAAGGCGAACAGCACCGAAGAAACAGAAGGGTGCAATGAGTGAGTTTTACCGGTGGATAAAATATAATCGCTCTAAGCCGCTACGTGAGATTATGCCTGTCTTGAGACGAAAACTGATGGGCTTTCGGAACTACTTTGGCTTACCTTCAAACAGTCGGAGCCTTGCCCGTTTATACACTTATGTTTTGCATAGTTTGTATAAATGGCTAAACAGGCGAAGTCAGCGAAGAAGCTATAACTGGAGTAGTTTCAAAGATATGTTAGGATATTTTCAAGTTGAACCAATACGAGTGAGCAAGAGAATGACACTTGTAGATTGGTATTAG